In Phaseolus vulgaris cultivar G19833 chromosome 3, P. vulgaris v2.0, whole genome shotgun sequence, the sequence aaactgatttagtGCTTCAAGAATACAAGGAAGAGTGGAAGAAAACAGGTTGCACAATCATGTCTGATGGGTGGACAGATAAAAAGAGGCGTTCTATTTGCAACTTCTTGGTAAATAGTCCTAAAGGGACTGTTTTTATGTATTCATTGGACACCTCGGACATACCAAAAACTGCAGATAAAGTTTTTAAGATGCTGGATGATGTTGTTGAATTAGTTGGAGAAGAAAATGTGGTACAAGTGGTGACTGATAATGCTGCAAATTTCAAGGCAGCTGGAGAGTTGTTGATGCAAAACAGGGAGCATTTGTATTGGACCCCATGTGCTGCCCACTGCattgatttgatttttgaaGATTTTCAAAAGAAGTTGAAGGTCCATGAGCTTACTATCAAGAAAGGAAGAAAGATCACCACTTATATTTATGGCAAATCAATGCTAATCAGCATGTTGAAGAAGTTCACAAAAGAAAGAGACTTGATAAGACCAGGTGTAACTAGATTTGCCACCGCTTATTTAACTCTAGGTTGTCTTCATGAACTGAAAGCCTCATTATTGACCATGTTCAATTCTGAAGAATGGAAAACAAGTAAATTTGGAACTTCACAAGAggggaaaaaggttgaaaatatGATATTAGACAACCGATTTTGGAAGAATATCTCCACGTGCCTCAAGGTTGCTGCCCCTCTTATGGTGGTCCTAAGATTGGTGGATTCAGATGCAAAACCTGCAATGGGTTTCATATATGAAGAGATGGATCGTGCAAAGGAGAAGATTAAGAACAATTTTAATCATATTAAGAAAAGGTAAAAATTTTATAGCTTTTctctttaaaaatttaattactccTTCTTCTTCTATTACTTATATGATAGTTGGTTGGTTGGTATTGATTACTATTGAATGAATGTATGTAGCTATGAAGAGGTTTGGAAAATAATTGATGCAAGATGGGATAATCAACTTCATAGACCTCTGCATGCAGCTGCATACTATCTTAATCCACAATTCCATTATGAACCTGAGTTTAGATCTGATGATCCTGAGGTGAAAGAAGGCTTGTATACATCCATGAGAAGATTGGTTAAGGATGCTGCTGAAAGAAGGATAATTAATGTGCAACTTTTTTAGTATCATTTTGGTAGAGGAGCCTTTGCAATGGATGACGCAAAGGAAAGTAGAAAAACAATACTTCCTGGAGAATGGTGGGAGATGTTTGGGTATAGAACTCCTGAGTTGAAGAGGTTTGCTATCCGAATTCTAAGCTTGACTTGTAGCTCTTCTGGATGTGAGCGAAATTGGAGCTCATTTGAAATGGTAATTgaagttatttataatttctttatttagttttatatgGTTAGTTACTAAATTTCCTATTTAATATAGGTTCATACAAAGAGAAGAAACCGTTTGCATCagaaaaagatgaatgatttggtGTATGTCATGTACAACTTGAAGTTGAGTAATAAGCAAATTAGAAAAACAGTTGCTCTTCCCTTTGATGATATTCAATCAGATGATGAATGGATAACTGAAGAGGGAGATAATATTAATGAGATTGATCAAGTTCAAGATGCAAATGTTCACTTAAATCCGGCAATAACAGTTCCAACTCTAGATGCATTTGATCTTGAAAATTTGACTTTTGATGTTAATGtggatgaagatgaagatgaagatggagatgatgatggagatgatgatggagatgatgatggagatgatggagGAGAGGATATCATTAGAGGATTGGACATGGAAATTTGaatttctaattatttaatttctatgaCTTGAATTGAACAATTTAACTTTTGTAGTATTTGTATGACCTTCTTTATTTGA encodes:
- the LOC137807141 gene encoding uncharacterized protein, with protein sequence MSGSGSNSSELNRTAFASSNRSKNAPGNRTDVGWKHGIDINGNGKKVKCSYCSKTMSGGIFRFKHHLAGTREDSEPCCSVPEEIRDLMIKIVAEAKQASLKKRKLNIIDEDQGCEGLEERQHIFGFKGKEKVGSRGAVQATINQMMKKGYKEEVDAQVAEFFYTSAIPFNVIKNPAFTKMCEMIGKYGAGYKPPSYHDIREKLLKQAIEKTDLVLQEYKEEWKKTGCTIMSDGWTDKKRRSICNFLVNSPKGTVFMYSLDTSDIPKTADKVFKMLDDVVELVGEENVVQVVTDNAANFKAAGELLMQNREHLYWTPCAAHCIDLIFEDFQKKLKVHELTIKKGRKITTYIYGKSMLISMLKKFTKERDLIRPGVTRFATAYLTLGCLHELKASLLTMFNSEEWKTSKFGTSQEGKKVENMILDNRFWKNISTCLKVAAPLMVVLRLVDSDAKPAMGFIYEEMDRAKEKIKNNFNHIKKSYEEVWKIIDARWDNQLHRPLHAAAYYLNPQFHYEPEFRSDDPEVKEGLYTSMRRLVKDAAERRIINVQLF